From a region of the Sphingomonas faeni genome:
- a CDS encoding ParD-like family protein → MGLVKIDDELHEEARRASAVMCRSINAQAEFWMKIGMLAEANPTMAFNDIVKAQLAEANVLLVQPLAA, encoded by the coding sequence ATGGGTTTGGTGAAGATCGACGATGAGCTGCACGAGGAAGCCCGCCGCGCTAGCGCCGTTATGTGCCGGTCGATCAACGCCCAGGCCGAGTTCTGGATGAAGATCGGGATGCTCGCCGAGGCCAATCCCACCATGGCCTTCAACGACATCGTGAAGGCGCAACTCGCGGAGGCGAACGTCCTCCTGGTCCAGCCACTCGCGGCTTGA
- a CDS encoding replication initiator protein A, with the protein MSKRRDPSPEFDLFIPALGDLSLRDQREVMERPFFSLQKRKRLKPIEYRSPDGEAWVRVQAIPDYGMATIWDADILIWAASTLNRMKQQGLNDLPRTLTTTPYDLLRAIKRGTGGRDYQELQAALLRLQTTSITTSIRATKRRQKAGFNWLDSWTFDTDVETEQPRGMTLTLSDWVYEGIVNEKSLLTMHPDYFLLSGGLERALYRIARKHVGSQQGGWLCRIEVLRDKTGSDAQPKEFNRMLRRVIEADQLPDYMMEPAETADKSPAVMFRRRGEAEAMALAERTRAEEDRRARFDADRRRTEQVDAKMDHLSGRR; encoded by the coding sequence ATGAGCAAGCGGCGCGATCCTAGTCCCGAGTTTGACCTGTTCATCCCGGCGCTAGGCGATCTGTCGCTTCGCGACCAGCGAGAGGTCATGGAGAGACCATTCTTCTCGCTTCAGAAGCGTAAGCGTCTAAAGCCGATCGAATACCGCAGCCCGGACGGCGAGGCGTGGGTGCGTGTGCAGGCGATCCCTGATTATGGCATGGCAACCATATGGGATGCCGATATTCTGATATGGGCTGCATCCACGCTAAACCGTATGAAACAGCAGGGTCTGAACGACCTACCGCGCACGCTGACGACGACGCCCTACGACCTTTTGCGGGCTATCAAACGCGGCACGGGCGGCAGGGACTATCAGGAACTGCAAGCAGCACTGCTCCGTCTGCAGACCACTTCCATCACGACCTCGATCCGCGCAACGAAGCGGCGGCAGAAGGCTGGCTTTAACTGGCTCGATAGCTGGACGTTCGACACTGACGTTGAGACCGAGCAACCTCGGGGTATGACCTTGACCCTATCGGACTGGGTTTACGAGGGGATCGTCAACGAGAAATCGTTGCTGACTATGCACCCTGATTATTTCCTCCTGTCCGGGGGGCTGGAACGGGCGCTGTACCGCATCGCGCGTAAGCATGTCGGATCGCAACAAGGCGGATGGTTATGCCGGATAGAGGTGCTGCGTGACAAAACCGGCAGCGATGCCCAACCCAAGGAGTTCAACCGGATGCTCCGGCGGGTGATCGAGGCCGATCAACTCCCTGACTATATGATGGAACCAGCAGAAACGGCCGATAAAAGCCCGGCTGTCATGTTCAGACGTCGTGGTGAAGCCGAAGCGATGGCCCTCGCTGAACGAACGCGGGCCGAGGAAGATCGACGCGCTCGCTTTGATGCTGATCGCCGGCGTACCGAGCAGGTAGACGCAAAAATGGATCATCTCTCAGGTCGGCGGTGA
- a CDS encoding ParA family protein, translating to MQVWAVIAQKGGQSKTTLSTGFAVEAAREGASVVILDADDRQGSALYWSERRGEEDVTVKDSSVAGLPLHVSRGRGSGKIDLIIIDTPANSKDIAMLAAEQADFVIIPVAPRGLDVHSVLQTVKQVQQAGTPFAVILTQVPHQGGEGQEAHAGFVAKGVTVFDSRLHFRKDFYKATPLGRTAAETDPGGKAAAELQAAYVEAKRLSGYTTKLVSEVA from the coding sequence ATGCAGGTATGGGCCGTGATCGCGCAAAAGGGCGGTCAATCCAAGACCACCCTCTCCACGGGATTTGCCGTTGAGGCCGCACGCGAAGGTGCATCCGTTGTAATTCTCGATGCCGACGACCGGCAGGGCTCGGCGCTCTACTGGTCGGAGCGTCGGGGCGAGGAAGATGTGACCGTGAAAGACAGCAGCGTCGCAGGTCTACCGCTCCACGTCTCGCGTGGCCGAGGCAGCGGCAAAATTGATCTTATCATCATCGACACGCCGGCAAACTCTAAGGACATCGCCATGCTCGCAGCAGAGCAGGCGGATTTCGTCATCATCCCGGTCGCTCCACGCGGGCTGGATGTTCATTCGGTTTTACAGACCGTCAAGCAGGTGCAGCAGGCCGGCACCCCGTTCGCGGTTATCCTGACCCAAGTTCCACATCAGGGTGGGGAGGGGCAGGAGGCCCATGCCGGCTTCGTCGCCAAGGGCGTGACAGTGTTCGACAGCCGGCTTCATTTCCGCAAAGATTTCTACAAAGCTACACCGCTGGGACGCACCGCTGCCGAGACCGACCCCGGCGGCAAAGCAGCAGCCGAACTGCAAGCCGCTTATGTAGAAGCTAAGCGACTAAGCGGATATACGACTAAGCTAGTAAGCGAGGTGGCATGA